The Methylomarinum sp. Ch1-1 genome contains the following window.
GCCACTAACATGCCGATATTCAACAGCAAGCCGGAAGTATAAACGGTGGCTGATGAATCGAACTCATTTTGATTTTTACTCGATAATTTTTGCGCAAAGACGGCCGTCATCAGGGCTTGACTCCAGTGATCGTCGGCATTGAAACCCGGACATTTTCTAATATCAAGATGCACGTTCAATGCGATGCTCAAGGATAGACTCTTTACCAAATTCAATCCCAACACTTGAATAATCGCTTTGCGGAGATCACTGATTTTTCCGCTGCATCCGAAATAAGCCGAATTTGCCAAACCTAATAAGCGGGCAACCAAAGAAGGCGACAAAGAGAGCACATCGACCAGCTCATTCACCGAGATATCCGGATCATTAACCGCATCGATAATCCTGAGGCTTGCTTCAGGCAACGGAGGGAGATTTTTAATCCTGTTGAGTCTAAGTTGATAATCTTGCTTGGAGTTCACTATGATTTCCTATTCGCTACCCCGAAGTTTTAAGGGTCGCCAGCATTGTTCGATAGTCTTTATCGGATAACGCATCGCTAAAGACAACAATAATCTTTTTTTGTCGACCAATCTTACAGCTCAACAACATCATCCAAACGGTTAAAACAGATGTCGCCTCAAACTCGACCGGGATGCAAAGATCATTTATTAACACTAATTCCCAGCCGCCGTGCTCGGAATATTTTAAAGATACAATCTGTTTTTTATTATAACGCCATAGTTGAATAAATAAACTGCTTAGCAAAAACACAAGTAAAATTAATCGATTACTCAACGCTAAGCTATTCAGCCAACAACCGGCCGCGGCGAGCAGATGAGTCGACAGGATCAGCCCATTCAGCCGCTGCGAATGTTCTATGGCGAAGATTTGCACAGGATTCGGTTTTTTATTCACAACTAGGCATTACCCTATTGAATTAATCAAGCTATAATCACCAAATTTTATCAAAGCTGAAGACCATGAATTCGGACTGGATAGCATTTTTACAATCGAAAGGCGCTCGTTTGACCGATGATCGGCATATTGAGTTCTCGCCTAGCACTCCCAACACTATCGAAGAAAGACTTTACCCAGTCACCCACTT
Protein-coding sequences here:
- a CDS encoding HDOD domain-containing protein encodes the protein MNSKQDYQLRLNRIKNLPPLPEASLRIIDAVNDPDISVNELVDVLSLSPSLVARLLGLANSAYFGCSGKISDLRKAIIQVLGLNLVKSLSLSIALNVHLDIRKCPGFNADDHWSQALMTAVFAQKLSSKNQNEFDSSATVYTSGLLLNIGMLVAVFLFPESMNDIFGRSDKSIHYVHENIRHSFGVTHYRLGYLLLNKWRLPPVYQAVLKEFDNPGYRGKVAQLIELIKLSQALTITINSDAPFTLSDYQVALDRLSLSAEDLIAAIDEVKEHKNNIRELAAIISG
- a CDS encoding protein YgfX; this translates as MNKKPNPVQIFAIEHSQRLNGLILSTHLLAAAGCWLNSLALSNRLILLVFLLSSLFIQLWRYNKKQIVSLKYSEHGGWELVLINDLCIPVEFEATSVLTVWMMLLSCKIGRQKKIIVVFSDALSDKDYRTMLATLKTSG